The genome window ATCTTCATTTAAGCTCGGGTGCTTTGAACGAGGATGGAACCTGTAATTTGGTGGAAGAATTTTTCTATGATGACCAGTTCACGGAATTTTTGGAACATTATTGTTCCGAACCGTACGCGAAAACCGATGTTGAATTGATCTTCAACGGAGATGCTCTCAACCATCTCAATACCAGTGCCGATGAACCCGAAGCCGATTTTTTATCGGAGCGAGTAACGCTCGAAAGAACCAAAGCCATCATCGAGGGACATCCCAAATTTTTTGATGCGTTAGCGGCCTTTGCGCGGAAACCGAACCGGTCCGTTGTTTATCTGATGGGCAATCACGACATCGGAGTGGCTTGGCCCAAAGTGCAACAGCTTCTGAAAGAGCGGGTGGGTTCCAATTTGCGTTTTATTTTGGACAGCTACGAGGTTGATCGCCTTCACATTGAACATGGCAACCGTTTTCTGGCCGACAACCGTGTTGATCTGGACAACTTGTATTTGACGAGGGGAAGAGAAGAACCGGTTTTGAAAATGCCGTGGGGTTCTTTTTTTGTGATTCATTTTATCAATCCGCTCAAAAAAGAGAGACCCTACATTGGAAAAGTTTATCCGTTTAAATTTTATTTGCGATGGGCTTTGAT of Deltaproteobacteria bacterium contains these proteins:
- a CDS encoding metallophosphoesterase — translated: MARQRYKIILSDLHLSSGALNEDGTCNLVEEFFYDDQFTEFLEHYCSEPYAKTDVELIFNGDALNHLNTSADEPEADFLSERVTLERTKAIIEGHPKFFDALAAFARKPNRSVVYLMGNHDIGVAWPKVQQLLKERVGSNLRFILDSYEVDRLHIEHGNRFLADNRVDLDNLYLTRGREEPVLKMPWGSFFVIHFINPLKKERPYIGKVYPFKFYLRWALIHDTFFALKTISRLIFYFLKINFSRDPRRNFSLFDTWKILREFSFPYNLDKEAKKLLFSNPDIRLVTFGHTHHASYRLFAPGKEYINTGCWNDLIGLDLSSLGRQLRLTFAEISYDDKGLPRASLKEWKGEHRVMSEIH